GTCCACCAGGCCGTCGTCCCACTGGTCGAACCGGCCGCGCAGCTCCTTCAGCAGTGCCGGTAATCGGGCCGCGATCTCTTTGCGGCCCTCGTCGTCCAGCGCCTTGAGCTCCTCGGCGAGTCGATCGGCCTGCCGCGCCTCGATCAGTTTCCTGGTCCCGCTCCAGTGATCCATGGCGGGGACAGTAACCAGCCCCGCCGACACTTTCGATCAACCGTGGGCACCAGGGAGGTGGCTCTCCAGGAGGGCCTCGGCGATGGCCGTGCGGGCGTACAGGACGTATCGCCCCGTACGGTGTGCCGAGCACAGCCCTGCCCGGCGCAGCGCGGTGAGGTGCTGGTTGACGCCGGGCTCGGAGAGCCCGGCGCGGTGGGCCAGCTCGCGGGTCGAGGCGGGGCGGTCGAGCTCGGCCAGCAGCCGGGCGCGGGTCCTGCCGAGCACGGCGGCCAGCGCCTCAGGCGGCTCCAGCTCGCGGCGCTCCCAGAGCGTGGCGATGCCGCGCGGCGCGTAGCGGACGGTGGGCTGGTACGGCGGCGTGGTGACGGAGGCGACCCGAGGCGAGACGAACACGCACGGCACCAGCAGCAGCCCGAGACCGCGCAGCGGGCGGGCCCCCGAAGCGTGGCGGTGCCGGACGCGCAGGAGGCCGTCCTCCCAGGTGATGGCGTCGTCGAGGTCCGCCAGCATGCGCTGGGCACCGCCCTCGGCGAGCAGCTTGGCCCGGTAGAGGATCTCCCCCTCCAGCAGTGACCTGATCCTCGGCCAGAACGGCGCCATCACGGCCTGCCAGTAGCTCTCGACCTCCACCGCGAGCCGTTCGAGCCCCTTCTCCGGGTCGTCGTGGAGCGCCTGGACCCGCTTCGTGCGTGGACCGGGGATCTCGTCCAGGTCCGAGCGGACCCGGGCGGCCGCGCCCCGCATGGTGGCGAGTTCCAGCTCCAGATCCGGCATGGACGTCGACGGCGGGGTGCAGGTGAAGCCCGCGATCTTGATCGTCGGCACCGGTACGAGGTCGGACAGCAGGCGCCAGTCGACGTCCCGGAGACGTCGGCGTACCTGCTCGGCCCAGGGGCGCAGGAGCGGGTGCGCCGACGGGTCCTTCACCACCCGGACGCTGGACACCACCTCACCGAAAGGCGAGATGGCGAACCGGATGTTGGCGATGTCGTGGGCCGTGAACGCCAGGTCCAGGGTCATTTGATTCGCGTCTCACTTAATCGATAGAGCTTTGGACCCCACCTCAGCACTGTGGTGGACATGTCAGCAACTGTGATGGAAGAGCCGCTGCTGCGGTCTCGTGGATTCCGCAACCTCTTCGTGGCCGGTGCGGTCAGCCAGTTCGGCAGCCAGATCAGCTACGTCGCGCTGCCCCTGCTTGCCGTGACCACCCTGGGAGCAGGGGCGGGAGAGGTCGGGCTGCTGTCGGCGCTCGGCACGCTCACGGTGCTGCTGCTCGGGCTGCCCGCCGGAGCATGGGTGGACCGGGCTGGCCGCCGCTCCCGCCGCGCTCCTGATCCCGTTCCTGGATCGGGGGCCATGGATCTGGGTGGCCGCGGCGGCGTGGTTCGTGATGACCTTCCGTACGGGCGTCAACAACGTGCTCCTGGTCAGCCT
The nucleotide sequence above comes from Nonomuraea helvata. Encoded proteins:
- a CDS encoding winged helix-turn-helix domain-containing protein — translated: MTLDLAFTAHDIANIRFAISPFGEVVSSVRVVKDPSAHPLLRPWAEQVRRRLRDVDWRLLSDLVPVPTIKIAGFTCTPPSTSMPDLELELATMRGAAARVRSDLDEIPGPRTKRVQALHDDPEKGLERLAVEVESYWQAVMAPFWPRIRSLLEGEILYRAKLLAEGGAQRMLADLDDAITWEDGLLRVRHRHASGARPLRGLGLLLVPCVFVSPRVASVTTPPYQPTVRYAPRGIATLWERRELEPPEALAAVLGRTRARLLAELDRPASTRELAHRAGLSEPGVNQHLTALRRAGLCSAHRTGRYVLYARTAIAEALLESHLPGAHG
- a CDS encoding MFS transporter — encoded protein: MSATVMEEPLLRSRGFRNLFVAGAVSQFGSQISYVALPLLAVTTLGAGAGEVGLLSALGTLTVLLLGLPAGAWVDRAGRRSRRAPDPVPGSGAMDLGGRGGVVRDDLPYGRQQRAPGQPAAAGHA